The Vigna radiata var. radiata cultivar VC1973A chromosome 6, Vradiata_ver6, whole genome shotgun sequence DNA segment CGAAGCGTATAAAAACGTGGTggcaattttttaaatattgaaacatTATATGTCTCAATTATACATAACCTGATGCATGTTCCCTCTATTGCCTCGGTCACTACGAGAACCGAAGCATAAAACTATGTGCCACCTCACGAGTCTCGTCTGCCCCATCTGCAAAAGCACACGTTTTGTCTAATAGTCTTGTAGAAAAAGCCTTTTGCCTCGATTTTACTCAGACTGAGGCAGTATGGCCTGCCAAACGCAACTTGTATTACCTCGGTTAGCGCCTGCCTGAGGCCGTAGGGACTTTCTTCTTTGGTTAAGCTGTAGCCCGAGAcatataagtttaatttaaaatactttttaagcGTTTAGGCACCAGTTTTTCGTTTAACCGAGGCAGTAGCCCTTTGTTAGGTTAAAATTTCAGAAAACTTAAAAGTTATTATTCTTCTTCCTCGCGCtggtttcttcttttctctctcgcACTTTCTTCTTCTCCACTAGTGCCTCCCAGTTGTCGATCGACGCTGCAGCCTTTGTTACTTTGTCTAAGGAGTCCACGATGTTGCCTCCCCTGTTGCTTCTCGTCGCTTCTCCGTCGCGTGCTTGCCCCTCCGTCACGTGCTCGCCCTCCTTCGTCGCTCCTTCTGTTGCATTTCTCTCGCTGCACCAAAGGTCGCGTCGCCACAGTTTGTCCACCACCGGCGCCTCCATTGTCTCCGGCGAAGtccttccaaaaataaaaaacctattGCATCGGGTTTGGTCTTCCTTGCGACGACACAAATTGGGGTTTTTTGTGTAGGTGTGAATTCGTAATTAGGGTTTCCATGGTCCAATTTGGGGATTTTTCTTGCAGGTTTCATGGACAAAGTATGGTTGTTAGAGACGAAGGAACTCACGATTTGGCTCACGTTGGTGATGGTGAAGCATCACAATTTGGTTACGCGaattgggaaattttcaaattgattttgtgaTTCTGGTGTCTAGGTTTCTTCGGATGGAGGTTTTGGGTGGTGCGTTGGAGAAGAAGTTAATTTTTGTAGTGTTCACAATGGCGAGGAAAGCTCTATGATTAGGGTTCATGGTGGTTTCTAGGATGAGATTACTGGTGTGAGTTGTTTTTAGCTTTTACTGCAGGTGGTTGGATGATTAATGAAGGCATTGTGTAAGGAGGATGATGAACATGGTTCTTGGCTAGGTGTTTTTGCAGGTCTGGAAATTTCCGATGACGGGCAGAGAAGATgcattttctaattattataattttctaaggTTTTACCGCTAAAGTGTAACATGACTTCATAAAAGCAAAGTCAATGTACTATGGCACGACTTCAGGCTTGGcacaacaacaaattcaaacacaattttgcaaaaattatgTACTTCTATTTAAAATTGGGTTCCTTTTAACAAATTGCCATTGATTCATGTATTCAACATAGTTTCAAAGGATAAATTGTATTAGCATGCAGTGGTGGAGTTAAGGCAACTCTAATGGAAATTCTTCAAAGTATGTTTGTTAGAAATTCCCAAATATTAGCCACATTTTAAATCATGTGAAAGGTTAACAATGTCATGAGCGTGCAACATTCACGTGAGTATTGAATGCAAGTTTTGATTTGGAAAGTTCACGAGATACATGAAATTGAAGTCCAACCTTTCATAATATTGGAAAAGgattaattagtaatttaataatttaatttcttggTTTCGTTCAGTTTGATCtccttattattttcatattcaatttagtcctctaattttataaaaaagttcaTTTGGTAGTTTCCATTAAATTGATGTTAATATTGTGTTTGCACATGACAAGTattaatttgtgaaattttcaatttttaaatttaaaaggaaattaaaaaaacataatctaCCTCATGTTAGGTCATGGACATGTCACGTGGTAATCACAGTTTGAAATCAATGAAGCAAAAACTAGAACAAAAGACACCAAGTTTAAAACCCTAATATGGTAAGTGAGccttaaaacaatttcattttgcaaaaaaaaaaaacattatcgTCAATATCACCAAATCGAAAGTAAACTCACAAGTTTGACTGATTTCATCTTTGATCTCACGATTCTGTTGTAATAATAGcatattattgcaaaagaaacgttTCTCCAACGGTAATATTCCAACAGCCAAATTCTTAAGTGCTGCAACggccaaattatttattgtttttttattgtcttttattgattttattctcttctaagctctataaatagataCCTCTTCCCccattccaaaacacaccaaGTTGAGTCATTTTCATTCTCCTCTNttcttattttcattctcttttcattctgggtataaactctatcagagtttcttgtttcttgctagttctgtgatcctcgaatacatttcgagaagttcttgttgtatcctgggggacttgcgcaatacactgcggataagtccttaaggacagtgaatttacacgcctcaggaaattgcGATTTGAGATTTTGGTCAGTATTTTCTAACAGATTCTACTCCACAATCGAGTTTGCtttcgagttaactcggaagcaCTGAGTGAACACGTAAACTCATCTTAGTTAATGAGTTAACTCgtgagtttgataaccatgtcTATATCTGCCAGaaatcttttagtttttttatggGGATTTAGGTATGCatcattctcccttcacacacataTTGTGCGTGACATGAGTGTGGCCCTATACTCGGGTCTGTTTAGCTTAGAATTAAAGGGGATTGTGTAGTAGTACCATAATGGATGTCCTTCCCAAGTAGTCATTATGAGAGTCTCACTTAGAGTTTGTTTGCTTCATTGGCATTCCTACTTCTTGTTGTCAACCAATTGTACTGGGAAATGTCATGAAGTGGGTTATAACTCTAGTGACCTTGATCCTTAGCGCATGTACTTTGCCTTAGAACTTTAAGCGTTAAACCCCTATGTCAAGGCACAAAAGAGAGATTGTTTGCATCTTTCATCCCTCACCTTCTTGTGTACATATCATACATCACATCATGCGAATAAGCACCTTTGAGACGAAATCACGCATCCCGATGGCATACCATGCATTGAATTATTGATGAAGGCATCACATTTGTACTAGTATCATGAGAATAAGCCTTTTGAGGTGTAGATATGCATTTCTTTATGTCATTTAATTTCACATCACACATGAGGTTTTCAAAATAAACGTATCACTTTTTCATCCTTATGCAAATAAGTGTCTCTTAAGACACATACATTATATCTCAGGttctttgattaattaattgcaTGATATTCTTTTAATCATCTTCCATAATATGCTCTTTAAAGCCATACATACATAATTGCATTCACAATTTGATTGTATTCATGCATAATACCTTATACACaattttccaaatattttttgtagCATCTTGCCTTTTCAGGCCACTTTACATAATGTATAACATATATCCATTTGATGTTAGCATACACATAAATAAAAGAAGGTTTCAAACTTATCATAAGATTTTGCATTCTCATGCCACCTTGCATGGATCTGTATGTTGTCATGCACATGCATATAgccaagtttttcaaaattcatatcATTGTGCATCTTTATGCCACACTACATAGTACATAGCATACATTgacataaaattttgaaaagaagaaaaacaaaacttcgGAGTAaattcaaattgtttttttcttttattcatattcAAATTTGAAACTTTCTTAATGGAAGTTCAAACGATAacattattctcttttctttttcatctacagtgataataatgaaaatatttacaaGTGAGGATGATAATAACAACATAATGgtatattaagaaaaaacattttagtctttttttattttatttatataggtAAAATAATGGGtgtgattttaatttagttatttatttttatgaaaaaatgtttaaaacgaAAGTAATGTTTTCACGATTTCATTAAGTTACATTTACTATACTAATCCTacatataaattcttttatataaaaaaaatattttttttaaatatatttatacattaactttaattttaaatttttcattgattAGTAAATAGTCAATTTCTTTCCACTATCTCAAATTGttcttatttatctttatttaaatacttaatttttttttaccttttttatctttcaatttggtttttattttttaaattaagttttaataactttaaaaaatagtcaaaaCGTTTATATATCTCAAAACATTATacttatacaattttaaaaaaaaagtttttattctagttttattcgaatataaataatttaaacatactatttaataatttccCTCTCCTTTCACCCATTGATTATTCTCAGACTGTGTCTCTCAACTTCAGACTCATCCATTCTCATTCCAGTTTCCGCCATTTGTGTTTCTCTTCCTTTTGGCCATGGCTCTGCACCTCTGTGTCACTTTCAATTCAACCACTTCCAGTTTTACTCAAGGTTTTTTCACTGACTCGAACACTTTTCTGCATCGCATTTTTTTCTCACAGTTTTAACTTACGTGCAAAATTTTCAGGTAGAAAATGCAAGTACGAAGGCCAATCAGTGGTATGAACTATCTCCCGCTCACAATTTGCGCTTCAATTTCCTAAGCCTAACTGCTTTACTTTCAATACGACCATCGATTGATAGTAATTGCCAAACAATTTTGTGCTCtcgaaaaaaagtaaaaaaacgGTTAGGGTTTACGTTGGATTAGTTTGGGACAAACTTAGCaacgtttttttattttctacattaTTAATCTACTTAATAAAGATATTCATTGAATATGAATATACATTAGGGAAGTGAAACTCTAAATTTGATTAGAGAATGGTAGTTTATAAACTATAGGCAACTATAGCCAACTATAGTTAACTACTGTCAACTTGTATAATCAGTCAAACTTGTACAACTGTAGGTTTCTTTCATTGTATATGTTATCTTCTCAGCTGCCAGTTTATAACAGCTTCTTAGACATCTGTGTCAATACTCTTTTACATAACATTCAATTAGTAAGAtcagttaataaaaatattctgtTCAATTTCAGTTTTTCCCTCTCTTTTCTCTGTTCACGTTCTTTAAGAGAGAATATCAATAATAGTGTGCCTGCGGTTTTGCACTTACACTTTTGTCCTTCAATTTATTGTTTGTGAAGGGATAAACTCGCAATTTAGTTCTTGAAACATAATGCTCTCTCCTAAATAGTTCTTAAAGGCTtctaactaataaaattatataagtgtGCTCCTAATGTATTAGAAATTATGTGTCTccaattattaaaagtaatctTCAAATTAATCCCCACTGTTAGTACAATGTGTTAACTTAGGGCTTTAATTGATGGATATCCAATACGTTATGGagtatttatatactttaattaatcAAGGATTATTTAGGTGATGAGTGATAATTGAGGAAATTAATTGATGGTTTATTAGCTTGTGAAAACAGTGCTAAAAAGACTCGTGGAGGGCTTATCTTTTTATCTCTAATGTATATTGCTACAAATGGTGAAAGCTATTTCCTATGAGATGTGGGCTGCacatatatatatcataataaagTGGGACAGTTTTTTGTTGTTCTCTCTCCGTTTTTGGAGGTGCTCTTTCTTTTGTGAAGCTGTCATTTAGACTTGTATAGTAATTCTCTAGGTGAGGCTGTGTCGACAACTTCATTTTCTCATTGGTGTGTTGTTTAGTAGTACTAGAGTGTCTCTTAGTTCTACcgatttaaggaaaaaaaaaatgtgtgtatatctacttattaattttgaatttataaattgagTTTGTGTGTAGAGAGCACTTCCTATACGTATATTATCAGTGGGGAAGAAGCGATCACCTGGACTTCAACTCATGGTTGATGAGTATGTTGATAAGCTCAGGTACTATTGCAATGTCGAGGACCTTCAAATTCGGACAAATCCTCGAAACTCGCGGTAAGTTCAGTTCACTGAGTTAGTTTTATTTGAGCACAGTTTCATTTTTGTCATGCTTTGGGTGATGAATGTGAGTTCCAAATTAGTATTGTGaatgtgtgagtgtgtgtatgCTAGATAGAACCTGTCAGTTTTAGTTACAAATAGTTGTACTGAGGAATTTTTGTTGTGTTGTCTAATAGAAACGGTGGATCATTTGTTTGCCTTATAGTGACCAAAGGGCTCAGGTTGATGCTGAAGATGAGGCAGTGATGAACCTTATAAGGTCTGATGATTGGGTATAGTCTCCAACATGCATGAATTTGAATTACAGTAGTGAAAAATTTGTTGTCCTTATTTGTACTTTTAAGTATGCTGTTTTGTTGAGATGAGAAAGTTAGTGCAATAAAGGATTTGCATTGGCGTTTAGAAATGAATAATGTTGCTTGGTGCATGCTTATACAGTTATAGCTTATAAGAGTTGGATATAATTAaagtctttaaaattaaaatcaaatcacaattttagggactaaaaacaatttaaactaaGTTATAGTGATGCTTCCATTTGTTCTGTTGTTTCTCtgaattgtttgaaattttctCCTTCTTTACCACATTTTTCTGAAGGCAAACAGATCTGATCTCTATTTGAAGCCTTCTTTATCCTTGCCAAAGCTTTGCAAC contains these protein-coding regions:
- the LOC106764269 gene encoding putative RNA methyltransferase At5g10620 isoform X2, whose product is MALHLCVTFNSTTSSFTQGRKCKYEGQSVRALPIRILSVGKKRSPGLQLMVDEYVDKLRYYCNVEDLQIRTNPRNSRDQRAQVDAEDEAVMNLIRSDDWVVMLDERGLDIGSEQMAELVGDAGNTVTKALYFEFCPVVKNRYLSSWPKWPLSFELLKCDF
- the LOC106764269 gene encoding putative RNA methyltransferase At5g10620 isoform X1, which gives rise to MALHLCVTFNSTTSSFTQGRKCKYEGQSVRALPIRILSVGKKRSPGLQLMVDEYVDKLRYYCNVEDLQIRTNPRNSRDQRAQVDAEDEAVMNLIRSDDWVVMLDERGLDIGSEQMAELVGDAGNTGASRISFCIGGPYGHGRKIKERANLSIKLSSLVLNHQIALVVLMEQLYRSWTILKGQKYHH